Proteins from a genomic interval of Benincasa hispida cultivar B227 chromosome 7, ASM972705v1, whole genome shotgun sequence:
- the LOC120081941 gene encoding CSC1-like protein At1g32090, with product MATLGDIGVSALINIISAFVFLLAFALLRIQPINDRVYFPKWYINGGRNSPRSSRNFVGKFVNLNICTYLTFLNWMPAALKMSETEIITHAGFDSAVFLRIYTLGLKIFFPITIVALLVLIPVNVSSGTLFFLRKELVVSDIDKLSISNVRPQSIRFFAHIGLEYLFTLWICYMLYKEYDNVAQMRLNFLASQRRRAEQFTVLVRNVPHSSGRSTSDVVDQFFHKNHPEHYLSHQAVYNANKFAKLAKKRARLQNWLDYYLLKFERHPDKRPTTKTGWFGICGRRVDAIEYYKKQMKDLDAKMALERQKIIKDPKAILPVAFVSFDSRWGAAVCAQTQQSKNPTLWLTNWAPEPYDVYWQNLAIPFVSLSIRKLVISLLVFALVFFYMIPIAFVQSLANLEGLERVAPFLRPVIELKFIKSFLQGFLPGLALKIFLYILPSVLMVMSKIEGHVAVSSLERRAAAKYYYFMLVNVFLGSIVTGTAFEQLDSFIHQSPTQIPRTIGVSIPMKATFFITYIMVDGWAGIASEILRLRPLVIFHLKNLFMVKTERDRAKAMDPGSVEFPETLPSLQLYFLLGIVYAVVTPILLPFILVFFAFAYLVYRHQIINVYNQQYESVGAFWPHVHSRIIASLLISQLLLLGLLSTKKAANSTPLLVALPILTLFFHKYCKNRFEPAFRKYPLEEAMAKDTLEKSTEPDLNVKAFLADAYLHPIFRSFEEEELSEVKVEKQKSPVHDDSSVSELSSPSPPHIVDNHHHHPQSPPHYIYHPQSPPHFVYPSYPSHQYAYSYDPEH from the exons ATGGCGACTCTTGGGGATATTGGGGTTTCAGCATTAATCAATATCATCTCTGCCTTTGTCTTCCTTCTTGCTTTTGCTCTCTTGAGAATTCAACCCATCAACGATAGAGTTTATTTTCCTAAATGGTATATCAATGGCGGACGAAATAGTCCTCGTAGTTCCAGAAATTTTGTTGGGAAATTTGTTAATCTCAACATTTGCACTTATCTCACTTTCTTGAACTGGATGCCTGCGGCTCTGAAGATGAGTGAAACTGAAATTATTACTCATGCTGGGTTTGATTCTGCTGTTTTTCTCAGAATTTACACTCTCGG GTTGAAGATATTCTTCCCAATAACCATTGTTGCACTACTTGTTCTCATACCAGTCAATGTGTCTAGTGGGACATTGTTCTTCTTAAGGAAAGAATTGGTTGTAAGCGACATCGATAAGCTTTCGATATCCAATGTTCGTCCTCAATCTATAAG GTTTTTTGCTCATATAGGATTGGAGTACTTGTTCACCCTATGGATTTGTTACATGCTTTACAAAGAATATGACAATGTAGCACAAATGAGATTGAATTTCTTGGCATCACAACGCAGAAGGGCCGAGCAGTTTACT GTGTTGGTTAGAAATGTACCACATTCATCTGGTCGATCCACCTCGGATGTGGTTGATCAGTTCTTTCATAAAAATCATCCCGAACATTATCTTTCTCATCAG GCTGTATATAATGCCAACAAGTTTGCTAAACTAGCAAAAAAGAGAGCGAGGCTCCAGAATTGGTTGGACTATTATCTACTTAAATTTGAAAGGCATCCGGATAAGAGACCAACTACAAAG ACAGGATGGTTCGGAATTTGCGGTAGAAGAGTTGACGCTATCGAATACTACAAAAAACAAATGAAGGATCTCGATGCCAAA ATGGCATTGGAGAGACAGAAAATTATCAAAGATCCAAAAGCAATACTACCAGTTGCTTTCGTTTCATTTGATTCTCGATGGGGTGCTGCAGTTTGTGCACAGACGCAGCAGAGTAAGAATCCCACATTATGGCTGACAAATTGGGCTCCAGAACCTTATGATGTTTATTGGCAGAACCTTGCTATACCATTTGTTTCCTTAAGCATCAGAAAACTAGTTATATCATTATTGGTCTTCGCCCTAGTATTCTTCTACATGATACCAATTGCTTTTGTACAATCACTTGCCAATCTGGAAGGTCTCGAACGAGTCGCTCCTTTCCTAAGGCCCGTGATAGAATT GAAGTTCATCAAGTCATTTTTACAGGGTTTTCTTCCGGGTTTGGCTCTCAAAATATTTCTGTATATACTTCCATCGGTTCTAATGGTCATGTCAAAAATTGAGGGGCATGTAGCAGTTTCTTCCCTTGAAAGAAGGGCCGCGGCGAAGTACTATTATTTTATGCTTGTAAATGTGTTCTTGGGAAGTATTGTGACTGGTACAGCTTTTGAGCAACTGGATTCCTTCATTCACCAATCTCCTACCCA AATTCCTCGGACAATTGGAGTTTCCATACCGATGAAGGCTACTTTCTTCATTACATACATAATGGTCGATGGGTGGGCTGGGATAGCAAGCGAGATTCTTCGATTAAGACCGCTGGTCATCTTTCATCTCAAGAATCTCTTTATGGTGAAAACTGAAAGAGATAGAGCGAAGGCAATGGACCCAGGAAGTGTGGAATTTCCCGAAACTTTACCGAGCTTACAATTGTACTTTCTTCTGGGAATTGTGTACGCTGTGGTCACCCCAATTCTTCTCCCATTTATACTCGTCTTCTTTGCATTTGCATACTTGGTATACCGACATCAG ATCATCAATGTATATAATCAGCAATATGAGAGTGTTGGTGCCTTTTGGCCCCATGTCCATAGCCGCATCATAGCAAGCTTGTTGATATCTCAACTACTTTTGTTGGGTTTGCTCAGTACAAAAAAAGCTGCCAATTCTACCCCGCTGCTCGTCGCCCTACCAATACTGACTTTATTCTTCCATAAGTACTGCAAGAACCGATTTGAACCCGCCTTTCGTAAATATCCTCTCGAG GAAGCGATGGCAAAAGATACACTGGAGAAGAGCACGGAACCCGACCTCAACGTAAAAGCCTTCTTAGCAGATGCTTACTTGCATCCAATTTTCAGGTcttttgaggaagaagaattaTCAGAGGTTAAAGTTGAGAAACAAAAGTCTCCAGTACATGATGATAGCTCTGTGAGTGAACTCAGCTCTCCTTCCCCACCACACATTGTTGataatcatcatcatcatccacAGTCCCCACCTCATTATATCTATCATCCCCAGTCCCCTCCTCATTTTGTATATCCTTCATATCCTTCACACCAATATGCCTATAGTTATGATCCTGAGCAttag